CCCCGGCTCCGGCACGGGACTGCGTGCGATGTCCGAGAGGATCCGAGCGCTCGGAGGGCACGTCACAACGCGCCGCGACGGAGACCGGTTCCTGCTCAAGGCCACGATCCCGCTCCCGGAGAAAGGCAGCGTATGATCCGCATCCTCGTCGCCGACGACGAACATCTCATCCGCGACGCCATCGCCGGACTGCTCGACCTCAATGACGACTTCGAGGTCGTCGGGCAGGCGGCGTCGGGCGACGAGGCGATCGCGACGGCCCTCGGACTCCGTCCCGACGTGGCCCTGCTCGACCTGCAGATGCCCGAGCCCGACGGCATCGAGGTGGCCCGGCGGCTCGCGACCGAGCTGCCGGACTGCCGATGCGTCATCGTGACCTCGCACGGTCGGCCCGGCTATCTGAAGTCGGCACTCGCCGCGGGCGTGCGCGGCTTCCTGCCGAAGACCGTCTCCTCTCGCACCCTCGCACACGTCGTACGAAAGGTCGCGAGTGGCGGCCGGTACGTCGACCCCGAGCTCGCGGCCGAGGCGATCGGCGCGGGCGACT
This region of Streptosporangium sp. NBC_01495 genomic DNA includes:
- a CDS encoding response regulator transcription factor, with translation MIRILVADDEHLIRDAIAGLLDLNDDFEVVGQAASGDEAIATALGLRPDVALLDLQMPEPDGIEVARRLATELPDCRCVIVTSHGRPGYLKSALAAGVRGFLPKTVSSRTLAHVVRKVASGGRYVDPELAAEAIGAGDSPLTPRETDVLAFARDGAPVDEIAQRVSLSRGTVRNYLAAAIAKLGAANRHEATRIAARRGWI